One Candidatus Omnitrophota bacterium genomic region harbors:
- a CDS encoding helix-turn-helix domain-containing protein, whose protein sequence is MGKDLRLKLGKKIRFLRKKRRLTQKALADITDIDYKYIQRIEGKNPPAVRIDTIGRFAKALKVKPSELLDF, encoded by the coding sequence GATTTAAGATTGAAACTGGGCAAGAAAATAAGATTCCTGCGTAAGAAACGAAGACTTACGCAAAAAGCTCTCGCTGATATAACTGATATCGACTATAAATACATCCAGAGGATTGAGGGGAAAAATCCGCCCGCCGTTAGGATTGATACTATCGGCAGATTTGCCAAGGCTCTTAAAGTAAAACCTTCGGAGTTGTTGGATTTTTAA